The Acropora palmata chromosome 3, jaAcrPala1.3, whole genome shotgun sequence nucleotide sequence ATTGGAATCTCATATTTCATATTAAACTTCAAGTTACTGAAGCATCGATGGATTTTGTTTGAGAGCACTGCTCAAACTGTTATTCACTTATTCTTTCCTCCTTTTTGTTTAGCTTTACGTTTTTCAGACAATCCATCGAGCTTCATGTCCAGTTTTCTCTGAAGCTGCGCTTTCCGAGTCGCGTCAGAAGTCATGGGCTTAGGCCTTGGCGGATTTCTAGCAAGATACCTTGCCCGGCGCTTGGCTTCTTCTCCGCAGCCATGAACTTCGGGTATATGATGCGACAAACAGTAAATCTTCTTACAGCACTGACACGTCTGTCCCAGAGTTCTCACACTCTGTTTACACGCATCATAAGCGCACTGCGAGTCCAGTTTGGTGAAAGAAGCTAATAACTTGTCGAAATCTTCTTCTCCTTGCTGTTTTGATACAGAAGGTTTGGGTTTCGCTTGTTTTTTAGGTGGTTTTAAGGCTGCTTGAGGAACTGAAGAGTCCTCACACTCTGCTTTCTCCATTTTAGCGGCTTTTGACTTTAATATTTGTTCACAACGCAGAGAGTGAAGTTCGAGATTGGTTTTTGGTACTCGCTTCCTGCACAAAGGACAAGTGCTCAACAATTCGTCGTCTTTCTCTTCGCCTTGagtaacaaggaaaaaaattcaatgaaaattaattaagcaatagaggACTTTTTCAGTGATTATATAATTGCTATCCTATCTAAACATGAGGGGAGTTTACTTCTTGATCGAAACAGATTTTTTTGATACGCGCTCATATTTCCtgccagccaatcaaaacgcgcatcTGACAGCacataaccaatcaaaattcctgTGATGTCCCCCAactgtttacatactctctaCCAAACCACACCAATTGACCAATGAGAGAGCGCGTACTATCCtaatgatttcaaaatttgcaagaTCACCTTCCTTTACTGAACTTTTTTTGTACAgcaacaaattttctttttcacgaaaaaagaaacaaaaacaaaataaaacaaaacaagacaaaaaggTCGCAGCCAACAACTACgataaaataaaactataGCTATATAAAATGCGAGAGAAATCCTGGCGTAAAAAGAAGCGCTGAAACTTTCTTCTGTCCACATTTCTGGTGGCCATTTCCCTCGCAATTACTTGTGTTTTGCTTGCCTTGAGCTCTCAACAGGCACAGTCAAATGAGAACCGCTCGTCCGTTTGAATTAGATTTCAAACCGCTTACTCTTCGAAAACAGAGTAGTGTAacttagggttagggtttagggttagggttagggtttagggttagggtttagggtttagggttaggggtttggggttaggggttagggtttagggttagggttagggttagggttaggacAACGGACAAACCACAAGCACCAAACCTTTAGGCGTTGGCTCTATGACTTTTCTGACCACAATGTGTCTCTCTGTTCCTTCCCCTTTGCTTTCGTGGGCaagtttcagtttttcagCAATGCAGTGCACATCAAATCGTTGCTGTGAGTTCAAAGTCTTCGGAAATTGGAGTTCCAACTTCGACGCATCTTTCACAAATTCCAAGATTTCTTTCTCAATAGTTTCTAATTCCTGCTTGTATTTTGAATTTACAGAACCTTTCGACGACCAAGCTTGTCGAAATCCCTCGTTACTGTTCCTGGATTTGCAAGATGAAGCTTCAACAGAAACAGAGTGTTTAGCCAAGGAAGGCGACGCATCCAATTCATTCGCTTCATTACTTACTTTCGCTGCAATACAGGCTAAGTCATTTGTCCCGTTTCTTCGGTCGCTTCGTTTAATCCTCAAGTCTCTGTCCACTTTCTTATCAGTTTTCTTCACATCTGACACCTTTTCCCGCTTCTTGTTGGTCTTAGTAAATTTAGACAAGAACGCATCTCCATTCTCAAAAGCGAGGTTTGAAGCATCAAGACTCGGTAGCGAATCGTCTACGTACTCATGCGCAGTGCGGACGTCTCCATAACTACTCATGTAATCCATCAGAGATTTTAAAAAGTCATCGTGGCCAACGGTCTCAGAATCTGCTACAACTGCAAGATGGCGCCGAGCGCGTGTTATAGCCACGTTGATTCGCCTGTGTTCCGCTAAAAAACCGACTTCCCCTGCAAGGAAAAGGAAACCGAAAATGGTATCAGTTAAGGAATTAGTTCAAAAGCACTCTATTCACGCAAGGAATGTTTCAAAAGGGAACTGTAACGgtaaatttggtatcaagtgtaaattccaccgtgaagagataactcagctgacgtttcgagggtTTGCCCTTAGTCAGAGCGAATAAGGCGAATATTTGCTCTGGCGAAGGGCTAatactcgaaacgtcatcttcgtaatcaaatcggcaagtgacgacgaaggccgaacgctcgaaacgtcatcttcgtaatctaatcgaaagtgacgacgaagggcgaacgctcgaaacgtcatcttcgtaatctaatgggaaagtgacgacgaagggctaacgctcgaaacgtcatcttcgtaatctaatcggggagtgacgacgaagggcgaacgctcgaaacgtcatttTCGTAATccaatcggaaagtgacgacgaagggcgaacgctcgaaacgtttcacttccccacccACGAGgtatcacagtttctttaggaaCTAACCTTTCAACTGTCACGGTAGTTTTGCTATTTATAGGTCATAACTGGTTAAAAAACGAAACTCGGTGCTTGTTTCTAAAGCAAAAACGTTCCCCGaaaaccaaaattaaaatatgaaatgaattttgccaGGAAGAGCTTGCTGTCCACGTTcaaaatttcgagattttTGGAAGAAAACGCGCCCAAAACattggtcaattttttcaagttacAATCCAAATTTCAATCTTCGCCATCCTGAGATgtagattaaaaaaatattgaattcaGTGCACTAACAAAGTTCTTGCGAAAAATACCTACGCTTCAGTCTTTATTTCTATTCATTTTCTAAAGAATTTTTAACCCTATTGAAGTTCCATTCAAATGGCGCACCATCTGCCTCTTTGGGTTGATACCTTTTGGATTTGAGCGAACCATTGAAATGACCACcgcttctttttctcttccctGAAATCCATCCACAGATTTGATTTCCAGCGTTGGGTATTGAGAAGATAGGCGCAATCTCAAGAGTTCCACCTGCACACAAGGGAACATTGAAAATGTCAGCTTGCGATCAGACTTTCGAGTGTAAGTGGGAAAAAAACGTGCAATATTCGAAGGAAAGTGGGCTGCTGGCACCCTagccctaaaccctaaccctaaccctaacatgGAGCTTATGCAAAGACGACGGcgaagaacgagaacgtcacaaatctgcacaattaacaattaacaatttcttttgattcATTTCTATGGCCTCTGTGAAACAACGACGAGTAATAATCCAATCTGAAGTCCTTTGCAGGACGTCATCATACAGCGCTTAAGGTTTAAATTTCCTCTAATTCGATTATGCCAGTTTAATTTCTGGGGTGAGTCAACACTCGTTTTATATTCAGAACGATCAGATTCCTCTCCATTTCTGGTAGCAACGGCCAAAGGTCTGCTATTGAAAATACTGAGTGTAATGATTCTGTTAATCATATCTCTCAGTTAGTATAGGCGCGCTGTAATTAGTCAATTTAAGAAGTCAGCTAGCTTCCTTTCTTGCGGGCCTGATTAACCTCagagataaaataaatattttactaacctcgttttctcACTCCGTACTGTCAGTTACAGACTCTCGTTTTTTGCAGATTTTTCACGGATTCTCGTTTGGATGTATGGCATGGCGCTTCggccataaatcaacgggAAAGAACTAGGTCCGAAACTTACAAAACGGACTtcgaactcggttagtaagaggtatgtATAGAAATAGCTTCGTAGGCGGACGCTCTTAATCTTGGTCAAAAAGTTAGAACATGCAAGGACAATCGACCACAGTCTTAAAAGTTACCTGAAGATTGTAGGGTGCAATGACGGCGATATCACATGGCTGAAGTCCAGCGGAAATAAGTGCAGTGACATGTGCAGCAACAATGTCAGCCTCGCCTTTATTCCCTTTGGAGACCTCATCTTCCACCTCGTTTTCACTGACGTCACATCCGGCAGTGTCAATCAAGAGAAGCGGATGCATCGTCTCATCGGTTTCCTGTACACCAGGCAGGTCTTTCAACAGATGATTTTTTACGGATGCGTGCGCATGAAGTCGACCCTCGTAAAGTTTTTCTGAAGACCACTTCATGATCGCTTCATTCATCCTGTTTGGAGATTGAGATTAATTTCCAACttcaaacacattttaagAAACCCTGATTTTGACGAGGGCATTATACTGCTGTTACTACTCCTtatagtagtaataataataataataataataataataataataataataataataataatagttaataGGTTACAGATTTGAAGATCGTAGACAGGGAAGCACGCAAGATTATCGTGGAGAACTACGGCCCTGTTGTACCTCCCAAGAGAAAAGGGCGGAAGAGGCTTACGTGCGGTGGAGACGGAATATAAAGTAACTAAGGTCAAGGCAGCGCTTAGATTGTATGAAAACAAGGATCAAGTTATGGAGATGGTGAGGGAGTTTTAGGAGAGAGCTGAGTCCCTGGGGCATAGATCGTTAGTCAAAGATGCTACAAAGTTTGCGGAGGATCTGGGCGTCAACCTACACCTTAAGCACCCAGAGCCTGTATGTGCTGTGAACAGCGGAGAGATCATTCCATCGCATCGTGTCAAGGAAGTGTTGAAAGAATGTGTGGAGGAAAAGCTTGAAAGGGAAGTACGTGGATTAGAATGGCAGGGAAAGCTGTTAATTGAGAGGAAGTCTGATTCACAGTTGTGCAAGAATGGGTgtttcagttggttgagcaaaTGGAAATCGTGCCCCTCGTACACTATTGCAGGTGCGTTTGAAATATACGAGCAATTATTGCCcacaaagttatattttagcaAAAAGACACACACGAGCTGTTCTGGGGATGTGAAGTGTAGGCTAT carries:
- the LOC141876586 gene encoding DNA-binding protein SMUBP-2-like; the protein is MAVDVSRFVKNTLSLLTLERNAEIEETKSLHENISPKELQKRGVCLLKLRIRSRRTGLYGRHLLTLELSKATSTDGKLPSHSLTPGDIVGLSWLNAVEKQSDTSSGIISRVTQTAITVAFDETADSLAFDDDGPFKLIKLANDVTHRRIKSALGALTKYRDGPAVRLIDILFGNVCTGPSLQIRPYTDGTGETCDYFNPDLDKSQKEAVNFALCQRELAIVHGPPGTGKTTTVVEIILQAVKKLNMKVLACAPSNVAVDNLVEKLLKGKVKVVRLGHPARLLSVVQEHSLDALLSVSEGTAIVRDVRKDIDDTWTKVGKSKNPSEKKHFKQEIKSLREELRQREDKAITEILTKADVVLATNTSASMDGPLKLIKRDHFDLVVIDEAAQSLEAACWIPLLWAPRCVLAGDHLQLPPTIISKDAAKKGLEVTLMERLIKLLGDDVVRMLTTQYRMNEAIMKWSSEKLYEGRLHAHASVKNHLLKDLPGVQETDETMHPLLLIDTAGCDVSENEVEDEVSKGNKGEADIVAAHVTALISAGLQPCDIAVIAPYNLQVELLRLRLSSQYPTLEIKSVDGFQGREKEAVVISMVRSNPKGEVGFLAEHRRINVAITRARRHLAVVADSETVGHDDFLKSLMDYMSSYGDVRTAHEYVDDSLPSLDASNLAFENGDAFLSKFTKTNKKREKVSDVKKTDKKVDRDLRIKRSDRRNGTNDLACIAAKVSNEANELDASPSLAKHSVSVEASSCKSRNSNEGFRQAWSSKGSVNSKYKQELETIEKEILEFVKDASKLELQFPKTLNSQQRFDVHCIAEKLKLAHESKGEGTERHIVVRKVIEPTPKGEEKDDELLSTCPLCRKRVPKTNLELHSLRCEQILKSKAAKMEKAECEDSSVPQAALKPPKKQAKPKPSVSKQQGEEDFDKLLASFTKLDSQCAYDACKQSVRTLGQTCQCCKKIYCLSHHIPEVHGCGEEAKRRARYLARNPPRPKPMTSDATRKAQLQRKLDMKLDGLSEKRKAKQKGGKNK